Proteins encoded within one genomic window of Gammaproteobacteria bacterium:
- the norR gene encoding nitric oxide reductase transcriptional regulator NorR encodes MADNASVDPTTSAAFVNLASAVADLSKALSRTERYARLLDAFRRSFPCDAIALLQRDGQQLVPRAVQGLSPDTLGRRFVIRDQPRLAQILHSAEPVRFPADSALPDPYDGLVEKAGEHLYVHDCMGASLYVDGQPWGAVTLDALTPGSFDAIDPEVFRAFVAMAAATVRAADWIQRLEEQLERHHRIQRSGVQDTATDELIAGSPVMQQLEREARTVAPSDLPVLILGETGVGKELVARLIHRHSTRAQEPMVYINCAALPETIAESELFGHVRGAFSGATDDRVGKFELADEGTLFLDEVGELPPTVQAKLLRALQNGEIQRVGSDAHHRVDVRVIAATNRDLKREVAAGRFRADLYHRLSVYPLRVPPLRERGDDVLMLAGYFIERNQRRLGLHGARLSRSARQWLGHYPWPGNVRELEHALSRAMIRALSDSPSRQRVIEITTQHLDTGAAVVPAAAVVPAQPARGDHRPLGEIMEAYRREVIQARLQQEGGNAAAAARSLGLDRGNFHRLLKKSGLR; translated from the coding sequence CTGGCGGACAACGCCAGTGTCGATCCGACGACGTCGGCGGCATTCGTCAACCTCGCCAGCGCGGTCGCCGACCTGTCCAAGGCGCTGTCCCGGACGGAACGCTATGCGCGCCTGCTCGATGCCTTCCGCCGCAGCTTCCCCTGCGACGCCATCGCCCTGCTCCAGCGCGACGGCCAGCAGCTGGTGCCGCGCGCGGTGCAGGGCCTCAGCCCGGACACGCTCGGCCGGCGCTTCGTCATCCGCGACCAGCCGCGCCTCGCGCAGATCCTGCACAGCGCCGAGCCGGTGCGCTTTCCCGCCGACTCCGCGCTGCCAGACCCCTACGACGGCCTGGTGGAGAAGGCCGGCGAGCACCTGTACGTGCACGACTGCATGGGCGCCTCGCTGTACGTCGACGGCCAGCCCTGGGGTGCGGTGACGCTCGATGCCCTGACGCCGGGCAGTTTCGACGCCATCGACCCGGAGGTGTTCCGCGCCTTCGTGGCCATGGCCGCGGCGACGGTGCGCGCCGCCGACTGGATCCAGCGGCTCGAGGAGCAGCTCGAGCGCCATCACCGCATCCAGCGCTCGGGCGTGCAGGACACCGCGACCGACGAGCTGATCGCCGGCAGCCCGGTCATGCAGCAGCTGGAACGCGAGGCGCGCACCGTGGCGCCTTCGGACCTGCCGGTGCTGATCCTCGGCGAGACCGGTGTCGGCAAGGAGCTGGTGGCGCGACTGATCCACCGCCACTCGACGCGCGCCCAGGAGCCGATGGTCTACATCAACTGCGCGGCGCTGCCCGAGACCATCGCCGAGAGCGAGCTCTTCGGCCATGTGCGCGGCGCCTTTTCCGGCGCCACCGATGACCGCGTCGGCAAGTTCGAGCTCGCCGACGAGGGCACGCTGTTCCTCGACGAGGTGGGCGAGCTGCCGCCGACCGTGCAGGCCAAGCTGCTGCGCGCCCTGCAGAACGGCGAGATCCAGCGCGTCGGCAGCGACGCCCACCATCGCGTGGACGTGCGCGTCATCGCCGCCACCAACCGCGACCTCAAGCGCGAGGTCGCCGCCGGCCGCTTCCGCGCCGACCTCTACCACCGGCTGAGCGTCTACCCGCTGCGCGTGCCGCCGCTGCGCGAGCGCGGCGACGACGTGCTGATGCTCGCCGGCTACTTCATCGAGCGCAACCAGCGCCGCCTCGGCCTGCACGGCGCCCGGCTCAGCCGCAGCGCGCGCCAGTGGCTCGGCCACTACCCCTGGCCCGGCAACGTGCGCGAGCTCGAGCACGCCCTCTCACGCGCCATGATCCGCGCGCTGAGCGACTCACCCTCGCGCCAGCGCGTCATCGAGATCACCACCCAGCACCTCGACACCGGCGCCGCCGTGGTGCCTGCCGCCGCCGTCGTGCCCGCCCAGCCGGCGCGGGGCGACCACCGCCCGCTCGGCGAGATCATGGAAGCCTATCGGCGCGAGGTCATCCAGGCGCGGCTGCAGCAGGAAGGCGGCAATGCCGCCGCCGCGGCGCGCTCGCTCGGCCTGGACCGTGGCAATTTCCACCGCCTGCTGAAGAAGAGCGGGTTGCGCTAG
- a CDS encoding pirin family protein, with protein MVMDDGMRIQRRSRDLGGGFVVGRVLPHAQRRMVGPFIFFDHLGPLDLAPGIPRELDVRPHPHIGLATVTYLYSGALTHRDSLGCHQEIRPGQVNWMTAGRGITHSERLEYARAHGARMHGIQAWVALPRELEETEPSFHHHEGAAELPEIHEGGVSGRLIAGAIDGQAASVRTLSPLFYLHWDMEAGARRGLGTQYRERAVYVSSGRIEIDGHPLDTGDMQVLPPGRAVTISAPQPATVMLLGGEPVGERYIDWNFVSSSRERLEQAREDWRMQRMALPAGDDHEFTPLPETAAG; from the coding sequence ATGGTCATGGACGACGGCATGCGGATCCAGCGGCGCAGCCGCGACCTCGGCGGCGGCTTCGTCGTCGGGCGGGTGCTGCCCCACGCGCAACGGCGCATGGTCGGGCCCTTCATCTTCTTCGACCACCTGGGGCCGCTCGACCTCGCCCCCGGCATCCCGCGGGAACTCGACGTGCGGCCGCATCCCCACATCGGCCTCGCCACCGTCACCTACCTCTACAGCGGCGCGCTGACCCACCGTGACAGCCTCGGCTGCCACCAGGAGATCCGTCCGGGTCAGGTCAACTGGATGACCGCGGGCCGCGGCATCACCCACAGCGAGCGCCTCGAGTACGCGCGCGCCCACGGGGCGCGCATGCACGGTATCCAGGCCTGGGTGGCGCTGCCCCGGGAACTGGAGGAAACCGAGCCGTCCTTCCACCACCATGAAGGCGCCGCGGAACTGCCGGAGATCCACGAAGGCGGCGTCAGCGGCAGGCTGATCGCCGGCGCCATCGACGGCCAGGCCGCCAGCGTGAGGACCCTCTCGCCCCTGTTCTACCTGCACTGGGACATGGAGGCCGGCGCGCGCCGCGGCCTCGGCACGCAATACCGGGAGCGGGCCGTCTATGTCAGCAGCGGCAGGATCGAAATCGACGGCCACCCCCTGGACACCGGCGACATGCAGGTGCTGCCCCCGGGCCGCGCGGTGACGATCAGCGCCCCGCAACCCGCCACCGTCATGCTGCTCGGGGGCGAACCGGTCGGCGAGCGCTACATCGACTGGAACTTCGTCTCCTCCTCGCGCGAGCGGCTGGAGCAGGCGCGCGAGGACTGGCGCATGCAGCGCATGGCCCTGCCCGCGGGAGACGACCACGAGTTCACGCCGCTGCCGGAGACCGCGGCAGGCTGA
- a CDS encoding response regulator, which produces MRSRRQGIVLPPAEREQRAPAARILIIDDEAQIRKFVDISLRSQGYSTLLAETGQQGLTLLASRGADLVVLDLGLPDQDGKDVLRELRLWSRVPVIVLTVRSDENEKVALLDAGANDYVTKPFGVEELMARIRSFLRNAAAGRDETPVFDDGNLRIDLARREVAIGGQAVVLTRKEFSLLSLLASQPGRLVTQTQLLKELWGPTHAEDTHYLRILVGKLRAKLGDDASAPRYIATEPGVGLRFIARDRRDA; this is translated from the coding sequence ATGCGAAGCCGGAGGCAGGGGATCGTGTTGCCTCCCGCTGAGCGCGAACAGCGGGCGCCGGCCGCGCGCATCCTCATCATCGATGACGAGGCGCAGATCCGGAAGTTCGTCGACATCAGCCTGCGCTCGCAGGGCTACTCGACCCTCCTCGCGGAGACGGGCCAGCAGGGCCTGACGCTGCTGGCCAGCAGGGGTGCGGACCTCGTCGTCCTCGACCTGGGCCTCCCGGACCAGGACGGCAAGGATGTGCTCAGGGAACTGCGGCTCTGGTCGCGGGTGCCGGTCATCGTGCTGACGGTGCGCTCGGACGAGAACGAGAAGGTGGCCCTGCTCGATGCCGGGGCCAACGACTACGTGACCAAGCCCTTCGGCGTCGAGGAGCTGATGGCCCGCATCCGCTCCTTCCTGCGTAATGCCGCGGCCGGCAGGGACGAGACCCCGGTCTTCGACGACGGCAACCTGCGCATCGACCTGGCGCGGCGGGAAGTGGCCATCGGCGGGCAGGCCGTCGTGCTGACCCGCAAGGAGTTCTCCCTGCTGTCGTTGCTGGCCTCCCAGCCGGGGCGGCTGGTGACGCAGACGCAGCTGCTGAAGGAGCTGTGGGGACCGACGCATGCGGAGGACACGCACTACCTGCGCATCCTCGTCGGCAAGCTTCGCGCCAAGCTCGGGGACGATGCTTCGGCGCCGCGCTACATCGCCACCGAGCCCGGCGTCGGCCTGCGCTTCATCGCCAGGGACCGGCGCGACGCCTGA
- a CDS encoding sensor histidine kinase KdpD — MGAERSEQADALLGELKRQAAGRLTVFLGAAPGVGKTYAMLARARELQAKGTDVVVGIVETHGRSETQAMVDGLPVMPRKVVEYRGRQLEELDLDGLLARRPAIALVDELAHRNVPGSRHERRWQDVEELLDTGIDIYTTVNVQHLESLNDLVHQITGVRVSETVPDSIFERLRDIRLVDLPARELIERLNQGKVYLPEHAAQALQAFFSPSNLTALRELAMQTVAEHVDADLRESRAARGLEGIAIRSHILIAIDGRGHSEYLVRAGARIAERRGAPWSVVTVDTGRSADAAVQAGEPGAAAPVPGRAAREEQQRQAEIDKAFALARDLGGDTEVLHNTDITLALLDAAGARGARSIIIGRTRERPFARIFNRTLTQQLLQRGARYELTIVSTPQARKRSLRMPEFSGAALARQEPGLILMASAGATAAAAVAEHFLGLQDLSMVFLVAVMLVASRTRMTAAFITAALCFLAYNFFFIEPRFTFLISAQRGVATVMLFLAAALIAGRLASQLRRQVVALRASNAHATAMQGLGRKLAVAADLGQVIAAGSAILQSTLHAQVWMDIKGESGPADGAQGLTEKDRMAASWTGQHGQASGRYTDTLTHSPWWFLPVRSGQDTLGVVGLKFPPDMGRLSFEQRRLAESMVEDIGQAALRTRLVSDLEEARVTGETERLRSALLSSVSHDLRSPLSSIIGAADGLARYGKDMSQGDRQSLLETIHTEGERLDRYIQNLLDMTRLGQQTLTLSKEWIGIDELVGSASRRLQRYEPGTRVECDIPPGLPPIHVHSALIEQALFNVMENAAKFSPAGVAVLVQVRRAAPDRLQVDITDRGPGIPEEERRRIFDMFYSVERGDRGRQGTGLGLTIVQGIVGAHMGSVEALPGADGRGTTLRMTLPWGEYAKPEAGDRVASR, encoded by the coding sequence ATGGGAGCTGAACGGAGTGAGCAGGCGGATGCCCTGCTCGGTGAGCTGAAGCGCCAGGCCGCCGGGCGGCTGACGGTATTTCTCGGGGCAGCCCCCGGCGTCGGCAAGACCTACGCCATGCTGGCCCGCGCACGCGAGCTGCAGGCCAAGGGGACGGACGTCGTCGTCGGCATCGTCGAGACCCATGGTCGCAGCGAGACGCAGGCCATGGTCGACGGCCTGCCGGTCATGCCGCGAAAGGTCGTGGAGTACCGTGGCCGGCAACTCGAGGAGCTGGATCTCGACGGCCTGCTGGCGCGCAGGCCCGCGATCGCCCTCGTCGACGAACTGGCGCACCGCAATGTCCCGGGGAGCCGCCACGAACGCCGCTGGCAGGACGTGGAGGAGCTGCTCGACACCGGCATCGATATCTACACCACCGTCAACGTCCAGCACCTGGAGAGCCTGAACGACCTGGTGCACCAGATCACCGGGGTGCGGGTCAGCGAAACCGTGCCCGATTCCATCTTCGAGCGCCTGCGCGACATCCGCCTGGTCGACCTGCCGGCGCGCGAGCTGATCGAGCGCCTGAACCAGGGCAAGGTCTATCTGCCCGAGCACGCGGCCCAGGCCCTGCAGGCATTCTTCTCGCCCTCGAACCTGACGGCGCTGCGGGAACTTGCCATGCAGACCGTTGCGGAACACGTGGACGCCGACCTGCGCGAGAGCCGGGCGGCCCGCGGGCTGGAAGGCATCGCCATCCGCAGCCACATCCTCATTGCCATCGACGGCCGCGGCCATTCCGAGTACCTGGTTCGGGCCGGTGCCCGTATCGCCGAACGCCGCGGTGCACCGTGGTCGGTGGTGACCGTGGATACCGGGCGCTCGGCCGATGCAGCCGTGCAGGCCGGCGAGCCAGGCGCGGCGGCACCGGTGCCTGGCAGGGCGGCCCGCGAGGAGCAGCAGCGCCAGGCGGAGATCGACAAGGCGTTCGCCCTGGCGCGCGACCTCGGCGGCGATACCGAGGTGCTGCACAACACCGACATCACCCTCGCCCTGCTCGATGCGGCAGGGGCGCGTGGCGCCCGTTCCATCATCATCGGGCGCACGCGCGAGCGGCCCTTCGCCCGCATCTTCAACCGCACGCTGACCCAGCAATTGCTGCAGCGGGGGGCGCGCTACGAGCTGACGATCGTCAGCACTCCGCAGGCCCGCAAGCGCTCGCTGCGCATGCCGGAATTCTCCGGCGCGGCGCTGGCGCGGCAGGAACCGGGGCTGATCCTCATGGCCAGCGCCGGGGCGACGGCTGCCGCCGCCGTCGCCGAGCACTTCCTCGGCCTGCAGGACCTGTCGATGGTGTTCCTGGTGGCGGTGATGCTGGTGGCATCGAGGACCCGCATGACGGCGGCCTTCATCACCGCCGCGCTGTGCTTCCTTGCCTACAACTTCTTCTTCATCGAGCCGCGCTTCACCTTCCTGATCAGTGCCCAGCGTGGCGTGGCCACGGTGATGCTGTTCCTGGCGGCGGCGCTGATCGCCGGCCGGCTGGCCTCGCAGTTGCGGCGACAGGTGGTGGCGCTGCGGGCATCCAATGCCCATGCGACTGCCATGCAGGGCCTGGGGCGCAAGCTGGCGGTGGCCGCCGACCTCGGTCAGGTCATCGCGGCGGGCTCGGCGATCCTGCAATCGACCCTGCATGCGCAGGTGTGGATGGACATCAAGGGCGAGTCGGGCCCGGCGGACGGGGCGCAGGGGCTGACGGAGAAGGACCGCATGGCAGCCTCCTGGACCGGGCAGCACGGCCAGGCGAGCGGGCGCTACACCGACACCCTGACGCATTCGCCCTGGTGGTTCCTGCCGGTCCGCTCGGGCCAGGACACGCTGGGCGTGGTCGGCCTGAAGTTTCCCCCCGACATGGGCCGGTTGTCGTTCGAGCAGCGCCGGCTTGCGGAGAGCATGGTGGAGGACATCGGGCAGGCAGCCCTGCGCACCCGCCTGGTATCGGACCTGGAGGAGGCGCGCGTCACGGGGGAGACCGAGCGGCTGCGCTCGGCGCTGCTGTCCTCGGTATCGCATGACCTGCGCTCGCCGCTGTCGTCGATCATCGGCGCCGCGGATGGCCTGGCACGCTACGGAAAGGACATGAGCCAGGGCGACCGGCAGAGCCTGCTGGAGACCATCCACACGGAGGGGGAGCGGCTGGACCGCTACATCCAGAACCTGCTGGACATGACACGGCTCGGGCAGCAGACACTCACCCTGTCGAAGGAGTGGATCGGCATCGACGAGCTGGTGGGCTCGGCCTCCAGGCGCCTGCAGCGCTACGAACCGGGCACGCGCGTAGAGTGCGACATACCCCCGGGACTGCCGCCGATCCACGTCCACTCCGCGCTGATCGAGCAGGCCTTGTTCAACGTCATGGAGAATGCGGCGAAGTTCTCGCCGGCCGGGGTGGCGGTGCTGGTACAGGTACGTCGCGCGGCACCGGACCGGCTGCAGGTCGATATCACCGACCGCGGGCCGGGCATCCCCGAGGAAGAGCGGCGGCGCATCTTCGACATGTTCTACAGCGTGGAGCGTGGCGATCGCGGCCGCCAGGGAACAGGCCTGGGCCTCACCATCGTCCAGGGCATCGTCGGTGCGCATATGGGAAGCGTCGAGGCATTGCCGGGCGCGGACGGCCGCGGGACCACGCTGCGCATGACCCTGCCATGGGGGGAGTATGCGAAGCCGGAGGCAGGGGATCGTGTTGCCTCCCGCTGA
- the kdpC gene encoding potassium-transporting ATPase subunit KdpC — MQGHDKIATRGSGQTPATVSDRGVLRGSIVLALVSLAGFGFLYSLAGVGVGQALFPAAANGSLIEDQGRIAGSSLVAQPFAGDRYFRPRPSVAGYNPMAMSGSNQARTNPALRAQLTAARAAVAGREGVAPEQVPGDLITHSGSGIDPHISPQAAAIQVARIARARGVGEEAVAGLVARYSKGPQFGVFGRPRVNVLELNLALDRQLPPVAAAGAGR; from the coding sequence ATGCAAGGTCATGACAAAATTGCGACGCGGGGATCCGGCCAGACGCCGGCCACGGTATCCGACCGGGGGGTCCTGCGGGGCTCCATCGTGCTGGCCCTGGTCAGCCTCGCGGGCTTCGGTTTCCTCTATTCGCTCGCCGGGGTCGGGGTGGGCCAGGCGCTGTTTCCCGCTGCCGCCAACGGCAGCCTGATCGAGGACCAGGGCAGGATCGCCGGTTCGTCCCTCGTCGCCCAGCCCTTCGCGGGCGACCGCTACTTCCGGCCGCGGCCATCGGTGGCGGGATACAACCCGATGGCGATGAGCGGCAGCAACCAGGCACGCACCAATCCCGCGCTGCGCGCGCAGCTCACGGCAGCCCGTGCGGCAGTGGCCGGCCGGGAGGGCGTGGCGCCGGAGCAGGTGCCGGGCGACCTGATCACGCACTCGGGCAGCGGCATCGATCCGCATATCAGTCCGCAGGCGGCGGCCATCCAGGTGGCGCGCATTGCCCGGGCCCGCGGCGTTGGCGAGGAGGCCGTGGCCGGGCTGGTGGCCCGATACAGCAAGGGGCCGCAGTTCGGCGTGTTCGGCCGGCCGCGGGTCAACGTGCTCGAGCTGAACCTGGCGCTGGATCGCCAGCTGCCGCCGGTCGCCGCTGCAGGAGCCGGCCGCTGA
- the kdpB gene encoding potassium-transporting ATPase subunit KdpB has product MNKRHARLAADVSLDSGHDLRSAIIHSFGKLAPWHVLRNPVMAVVWAGTIVTALATLAGRTGAGFGWAVTATLLATVLFANFAEAVAEARGRGQAASLRRARKDLVARRLDESGGESVIPAAELRADDRVVVESGQLIPADGEIIVGMATVNEAAVTGESAPVLREAGTDRSGVIGGTKVLSDRIVVRVTAEPGNSFLDRMIALVEGASRQKTPNEIALGILLAVMTLTFLVVVVTLPFIAAFVGVEIDLVLLVALLVCLIPTTIGGLLPAIGIAGMNRALRANILARSGKAVEVAGDVDVLLLDKTGTITHGDRQATAMHALAGVDAAQLRQAALLASLADPTPEGKSIVRLARGGDEPGGEPAGARFVPFSAQLRMSGVDLPGGRVIRKGAMDAIVAHVQALQGEVPAGLEARVGEVARRGATPLVVSDGHQVLGVIELSDVVKHGIKERFARLRAMGVRTVMITGDNTLTAANIAAEAGVDDYIAEARPEDKLARIREEQAEGRLVAMVGDGTNDAPALAQADVGLAMNSGTQAAKEAANMVDLDSDPTKLLEVVEIGKQQLITRGALTTFSLANDVSKYFAILPALFAGAIPQMAVLDVMRLASPASAVLSALVFNALIIPLLIPLALRGVHFRPAGASELLRTNMLVYGVGGVLLPFAGIKAIDVVLSAWFII; this is encoded by the coding sequence ATGAACAAGAGGCATGCAAGACTGGCTGCGGACGTGTCCCTCGACAGCGGACATGACTTGCGATCGGCGATCATCCATTCTTTCGGCAAGCTTGCGCCGTGGCACGTCCTGCGCAACCCGGTGATGGCCGTGGTCTGGGCCGGCACGATCGTCACCGCCCTGGCGACGCTCGCGGGCCGGACCGGCGCGGGCTTCGGCTGGGCGGTGACCGCCACGCTGCTGGCCACGGTGCTGTTCGCCAATTTCGCCGAGGCGGTGGCGGAGGCACGCGGCCGTGGCCAGGCCGCATCGCTGCGGCGTGCGCGCAAGGACCTGGTGGCGCGCCGCCTCGACGAGTCGGGAGGCGAATCGGTCATCCCGGCCGCGGAATTGCGTGCGGATGATCGCGTCGTCGTCGAGTCGGGGCAGCTGATCCCCGCCGATGGCGAGATCATCGTAGGGATGGCGACGGTCAACGAGGCTGCCGTGACCGGCGAATCCGCGCCGGTTCTGCGCGAGGCCGGCACGGATCGCTCGGGCGTCATCGGCGGCACCAAGGTGCTGTCGGACCGCATCGTCGTCAGGGTGACTGCCGAGCCCGGCAACAGCTTCCTGGACCGCATGATCGCCCTGGTGGAGGGCGCATCCCGGCAGAAGACCCCCAACGAGATCGCGCTGGGCATCCTGCTGGCAGTCATGACCCTGACCTTCCTGGTGGTGGTCGTGACGCTGCCGTTCATCGCCGCCTTCGTTGGCGTGGAGATCGACCTGGTGTTGCTGGTGGCGCTGCTGGTGTGCCTGATCCCGACCACCATCGGCGGCCTGCTGCCGGCCATCGGCATTGCCGGCATGAACCGCGCACTGCGGGCCAACATCCTTGCCAGGTCCGGCAAGGCCGTCGAGGTGGCGGGCGACGTGGATGTCCTGCTGCTCGACAAGACCGGCACGATCACCCACGGCGACCGGCAGGCCACCGCCATGCATGCGCTGGCCGGGGTCGATGCCGCGCAGCTGCGCCAGGCCGCCCTGCTGGCCTCGCTGGCGGACCCGACGCCCGAGGGCAAGTCCATCGTCAGGCTGGCGCGTGGCGGCGACGAGCCGGGCGGCGAGCCGGCGGGTGCGCGCTTCGTGCCGTTCTCGGCGCAGTTGCGGATGTCGGGCGTGGACCTGCCTGGTGGCCGGGTGATCCGCAAGGGCGCCATGGATGCCATCGTGGCGCATGTGCAGGCCCTGCAGGGCGAGGTGCCCGCCGGGCTGGAGGCGCGTGTCGGCGAGGTGGCGAGGAGGGGAGCGACGCCGCTGGTGGTCAGCGACGGGCACCAGGTGCTCGGCGTCATCGAGCTGTCCGATGTCGTGAAGCACGGCATCAAGGAACGCTTTGCGCGCCTGCGGGCCATGGGGGTGCGCACCGTGATGATCACCGGCGACAACACCCTCACGGCGGCGAACATCGCTGCCGAGGCGGGCGTCGACGACTACATCGCCGAGGCGCGACCGGAGGACAAGCTGGCCCGCATCCGCGAGGAGCAGGCGGAGGGTCGCCTGGTGGCGATGGTGGGCGATGGCACCAACGATGCGCCGGCGCTGGCCCAGGCGGATGTCGGGCTGGCGATGAATTCCGGCACGCAGGCCGCCAAGGAGGCGGCCAACATGGTGGACCTGGATTCCGATCCCACCAAGCTGCTCGAGGTGGTCGAGATCGGCAAGCAGCAGCTCATCACGCGCGGCGCACTGACCACCTTCTCGCTGGCCAACGATGTGTCCAAGTACTTCGCCATCCTGCCGGCGCTGTTTGCCGGCGCCATCCCGCAGATGGCGGTGCTCGATGTCATGCGGCTGGCGAGCCCGGCCAGTGCGGTGTTGTCGGCGCTGGTCTTCAATGCGCTGATCATTCCGCTGCTGATTCCGCTGGCGCTGCGGGGCGTGCATTTCAGGCCAGCCGGTGCCAGCGAGCTGCTGCGCACCAACATGCTGGTCTACGGCGTGGGGGGCGTGCTGCTTCCCTTCGCCGGCATCAAGGCCATCGACGTGGTGTTGTCGGCCTGGTTCATCATCTGA
- the kdpA gene encoding potassium-transporting ATPase subunit KdpA, with protein MIEYLLFLLLLLALGWPLGHYLAMVMRGEAMRGDALFGWIERPIYALLGTRAEIGMSWRGYAGAFLLSNLVLAIVVWTIFMTQAWLPLNPDGVPNMSWDLALHTMVSFLTNTNQQHYSGQAQLSYLSQMTGIVGLQVVTPVMGLAVAAATLRGLFGGRQAGQRGTNGAGTGVDVGNYWADVTRATLRCVLPVCLLWSALLTWQGVPATLAAGPVIEPVESSAEFREQKIPLGPVAPMVAIKQLGSNGGGWYGPNSTVPLENPTPLSNFLEVLGIALIPVAIAFMVGPFTGRRPFGIMVVCTMLIMSVASTGLALWSEGHSGTTADPALMEGKEVRLGADASALWAATTTQINNGSVNMMLDSSAPLTGLVAMTNMLINSIWGGVGCGIQQFIVYLLLSVFLAGLMTGRTPELFGRKVEGPEVRLLAILVLWQPVVLLGFTAVALAFPDLTGNSNPGFHGISQVFYEYTSAFANNGSGFEGLGDATTWWNVTCAIVLAAGRFPALVIPLAIAAMLAAKRQAPEGAGTLRVETPTFALTLIGIVVILTLLQFMPVLVLGPVADHLLLVSQLSR; from the coding sequence ATGATCGAGTACCTGCTGTTCCTGCTGCTGCTCCTGGCGCTTGGCTGGCCACTGGGCCACTACCTCGCCATGGTGATGCGCGGCGAGGCGATGCGCGGTGATGCGTTGTTCGGCTGGATCGAGCGGCCGATCTATGCGCTGCTGGGAACGCGAGCGGAAATCGGCATGAGCTGGCGCGGTTATGCCGGCGCCTTTCTCCTCAGCAACCTGGTGCTGGCCATCGTCGTATGGACCATCTTTATGACCCAGGCCTGGCTGCCACTCAATCCGGACGGCGTGCCGAACATGAGCTGGGACCTCGCGCTGCATACCATGGTGTCGTTCCTGACGAATACCAACCAGCAGCACTACTCGGGGCAGGCGCAGCTCTCCTACCTGTCACAGATGACGGGCATCGTCGGCCTGCAGGTGGTGACGCCGGTCATGGGCCTTGCGGTTGCGGCGGCCACGCTTCGCGGCCTGTTCGGCGGCCGCCAGGCAGGCCAGCGCGGCACGAATGGCGCGGGTACCGGCGTCGATGTCGGCAACTACTGGGCCGATGTCACGCGGGCGACCCTGCGCTGCGTGCTGCCGGTCTGCCTGCTGTGGTCGGCGTTGCTGACCTGGCAGGGAGTCCCGGCGACCCTGGCGGCCGGCCCGGTGATCGAGCCGGTGGAGTCCTCGGCAGAGTTCCGCGAGCAGAAGATCCCGCTGGGCCCGGTGGCACCGATGGTGGCCATCAAGCAGCTCGGCAGCAATGGCGGCGGCTGGTATGGCCCCAACAGCACCGTGCCGCTGGAGAATCCGACGCCATTGTCGAATTTTCTGGAGGTCCTCGGCATCGCGCTGATCCCGGTGGCCATCGCCTTCATGGTCGGTCCGTTCACCGGCCGCCGGCCCTTCGGCATCATGGTGGTCTGCACCATGCTCATCATGTCGGTGGCCTCCACCGGCCTTGCGCTGTGGTCGGAGGGACATTCCGGCACGACTGCGGACCCGGCGTTGATGGAGGGCAAGGAAGTGCGCCTGGGCGCGGATGCCTCGGCCCTGTGGGCGGCCACGACGACACAGATCAACAACGGTTCGGTCAACATGATGCTGGACTCGTCCGCGCCGCTGACCGGCCTGGTGGCGATGACCAACATGCTGATCAACAGCATCTGGGGCGGTGTCGGCTGCGGCATCCAGCAGTTCATCGTCTACCTGCTGCTGAGCGTGTTCCTGGCGGGCCTGATGACCGGCCGCACGCCCGAGTTGTTCGGGCGCAAGGTGGAAGGGCCCGAGGTCAGGCTGCTCGCCATCCTGGTGCTGTGGCAGCCGGTGGTACTGCTGGGATTCACCGCCGTGGCGCTGGCCTTTCCCGATCTCACGGGGAACTCCAATCCGGGCTTTCATGGCATCAGCCAGGTGTTCTACGAGTACACCTCGGCCTTTGCCAACAATGGCTCCGGGTTCGAGGGTCTGGGCGACGCGACCACATGGTGGAACGTGACCTGCGCCATCGTTCTGGCGGCCGGCCGATTTCCGGCACTGGTGATACCGCTCGCCATCGCCGCCATGCTCGCCGCCAAGCGCCAGGCCCCGGAAGGTGCCGGCACGCTGCGCGTGGAAACCCCGACTTTCGCGCTGACGCTGATCGGTATCGTCGTGATCCTCACGCTGCTGCAGTTCATGCCAGTACTGGTGCTCGGGCCGGTGGCTGACCATCTCCTGCTGGTATCGCAACTCTCCCGCTGA
- a CDS encoding type II toxin-antitoxin system RelE/ParE family toxin, protein MAGRKHEVLLTEGAEQDLESIYDYIAEFDCKANADYVLDRLLEVVESLMAFPERGAYPKELAGLGIRDYRQTAFKPYRVIYRIMGQKVYIYMIADGRRDMQSLLARRLLGG, encoded by the coding sequence ATGGCCGGACGCAAGCACGAGGTCTTGCTGACCGAGGGTGCCGAGCAGGATTTGGAGTCGATCTACGACTACATCGCTGAATTCGACTGCAAGGCCAATGCCGACTACGTCCTGGATCGTTTGTTGGAGGTCGTCGAAAGCCTGATGGCGTTCCCGGAGCGTGGTGCCTATCCCAAGGAACTGGCTGGCCTCGGCATTCGGGATTATCGGCAGACTGCCTTCAAGCCCTATCGAGTGATCTACCGTATCATGGGTCAGAAGGTCTACATCTACATGATCGCCGATGGTCGGCGGGATATGCAGTCACTCTTGGCGCGGCGTCTACTTGGGGGGTGA